A single genomic interval of Daucus carota subsp. sativus chromosome 1, DH1 v3.0, whole genome shotgun sequence harbors:
- the LOC108209807 gene encoding large ribosomal subunit protein uL2m — translation MAAIFRARKVSSTLFCNFLRTPIRQFTAASDATATKSSSSNPMSNHAVCSLVLSTSTMQVGTKIHNISAGTSQSALTNPIFSLDISSQFGSCMPISMMRIGTLIHNIELRPGEGGKLVRAAGTAAKILKEPSASKYCLIRLPSGREKLIDTSCRATIGTVSNPEHGTKRLRKAGHSRWLGRRPVVRGVAMNPVDHPHGGGEGKSKSSGGHGGVSRTPWGKPTKSGYKTGPLKRRK, via the exons ATGGCAGCAATTTTCAGGGCTCGCAAAGTGTCCTCAACCCTGTTCTGCAATTTCCTTCGTACTCCCATCCGCCAGTTCACTGCTGCTTCCG ATGCTACTGCTACAAAATCATCTTCGAGTAATCCAATGTCCAATCACGCTGTATGTTCCCTGGTCTTGAGCACATCAACAATGCAAGTCGGAACTAAAATCCACAACATCAGTGCGGGTACCTCACAGTCAGCTTTGACAAACCCAATATTCAGTCTTGACATAAGCTCACAATTTGGAAGCTGCATGCCTATTTCAATGATGCGAATTGGGACCCTAATCCACAACATCGAATTGAGACCTGGCGAAGGAGGCAAACTGGTGCGAGCAGCAGGCACTGCTGCAAAAATACTGAAAGAGCCATCAGCATCTAAGTACTGTTTGATCAGATTACCGTCTGGGAGAGAGAAACTAATTGATACAAGCTGCCGGGCAACAATAGGGACTGTATCAAACCCTGAACACGGTACAAAGAGACTTAGAAAAGCTGGTCACAGTCGATGGCTTGGAAGGAGACCAGTGGTGAGAGGAGTGGCCATGAATCCTGTAGACCATCCTCATGGAGGAGGGGAGGGGAAGAGTAAAAGTAGTGGTGGTCATGGAGGGGTTTCAAGAACTCCCTGGGGAAAGCCTACTAAAAGTGGGTACAAGACTGGGCCTCTTAAAAGAAGAAAATAG